ACCCTGCTGGCGCGGCACGGTATGGCCTTGAATGAACTGGACGCCATCGCCGTGGCGGCCGGTCCCGGCTCGTTCACCGGCATCCGTATCGGCCTTGCCACCGCGGAGGGAATCTCGCTGGCGGCGGGAGTGCCGGTTGCGGGGGTCAGCTCGCTGGAAGCGGCCGCCAGCGCCGCGCGTACGCGGGGACGCATCGCGGCCGCGCTGGACGCCGGTGGCGGCAAGGTATACCACGCCCTGTTCGACGCCGGCGGCGACGGCCTCACGCGCATTACCCCGGACACCTTCTCCCCCCGGGCGGCCATTGCCCATGAAACCGGCCCGCGCGTGGGCGACGGCTGGCCGGATACGGCGGCATTAAACGTTTCCGTGGCCGCCGGCGCGGCGTTGCGCGCCGGTGAGCTGCTGGCGGCGGGCGCGGCGATGGAAACATTGCGGGCCGTGCCCAACTACGTCCAGCAAAGCGCCGCGGAAAAAAACCTCAACTTTTTACCGGAGGGATGAATCATGCTGTGCTCTCTCGAAAAAGACCCGCGCTTCACGCACCTGTACGAACACAACAGCGCATTCCGGCAACTGACGAACGAACACAAGGAACTCAAACGCGAGGTGGAAAAGCTGAAAAAGGCAGCCTACCTCGGCCCGGATCTCGAAAACAAAATGCATGTATTGAAAAAACAGAAGCTCGACATTAAAGACCGGCTGGAAGCGATGCTGGACGAGATGCCGCGTTGAAACCCGGGAACGGAGCGGACGTGGGAAAAAACGGGCACCACCATCATGGGGGAAAAGGAAACTGCAAAAAAACCCTTACCGGCATGTCGGAGTATGTGGATGACGATCTCAAGGGCTCCGGCAGGAAAAGCCTTGAGAACCATCTCGCCGGCTGCAAGGCATGCATGGCGGTGCTCAACACCCTGAAGAAGACCATCGAGATATTCAGGGTGAGCACCCCCCGCATGCCCGCCTCCATGGCCAAGGAAGTGCGGCGCGGCGTCAAGCATGAGATCGCCGCCCTGGAGAAGAAAGGAAAATGAGCGTGGAACACGATGCCTGCGAACGCCCCGCATTCCCCCCGGACGCGGCCCTCGTCAAAAAAATCGTCACGCAAAGCAAAACCGTGGCGGTGGTCGGCATCTCCAAGAAGGAAGAGCGCGACAGCTACCGCGTGGCCGCCTACCTCAAGAACCACGGCTACACCGTCATTCCGGTTAACCCCCAGGCGGACGAAATCCTGGGGGAAAAATGCTACGCCGCGCTGGCCGACATCCCTTTCGCCGTCGATGTGGTGGACGTGTTCCGCAATCCGTCCGCCCTGCCCGCGTTGGCGGATGAAATCGTCGCGCTGAAGCTCCGTCCCAAAGCCGTCTGGTTCCAGTTGGGCGTGGTGAACAACGACGCGGCGCAAAAAATAAAAGATGCCGGCATCGACGTGGTGCAGAACCTCTGCATAAAAATAGAGCACGCCCGCCTGGCGTGATCCGGTACAACGGAATTAAGGAGCCGCGGGATTGGCAATTCAATCTGCGGCGGAAATGGTCGAAAAACCGCATTCTGTTGTTGGCCCGCGAGGGCCAAGAAGGCTTGCCCCCTAGGGGGACAACCGCGGGATGAATCCCGCGGCACCATGAAATTAACCCCCCCAACCCCGCCGTTTTTAGTATAGGATTTACGCGTGAAAACAAAAGAGATACTGGCGCTGTACAAAAAACATGTGGCCCCCAACTACGGGCGGGTGCCGCTGGCGATACTCTCCGGCAAAGGCTCCGAAGTGACCGACCCCGAAGGGAAAAAATACCTCGACATGGCGGCGGGCATCGCCGTGAACGCCATCGGCCACGCGCCGCAGGCGGTGGTGAAAGCGCTCAAGCAGGCCGCGAAGCTGATGCACACCAGCAACCTCTTCTACACGCTGCCGCAGGGGCTGTTGGCGCGCGAACTGACGAAGCTGGCCTTCCCCTCGCAGGCGCTCTTCGTGAACAGCGGCGCGGAAGCGGTGGAATCGGCCCTCAAGCTTGCGCGCAAATACCACCACGACAAACAGACGGGGCGCTTCGAGATCATCTCGATGCTCGGCTCGTTCCACGGGCGGACCTACGGCGCGCTTTCCGCCACCGGCCAAACGAAATACCAAAACGGGTTCGCGCCGCTGGTGCCGGGATTCTCCCACGTTGCCTACAACGATTTCGCCGCGCTCGAAAAGGCAATCACCCCAAAGACCGCCGCCATCATCATGGAAGTGCTGCAAGGCGAAGGGGGCGTGCGCGCAGCGGACAAAGCCTTCGTGAAACAGGCGCGGCAACTTTGCGACAGGGAAGGAATACTGCTGATATTCGACGAAGTGCAAACCGGCTTTGGCCGCACCGGCAAATGGTTCGGCTACCAGCACTACGGCGTGGCGCCGGACATCATGACGCTGGCCAAGGGGCTGGGGGGCGGCTTTCCCATCGGCGTGATGCTGGCGAAGCCGGAAATCATGGCCCACTTCGGCCCCGGCACGCACGCATCCACCTTCGGCGGCAACCCGCTCGCCTGCACGGCGGCGCTGGCGGTGATGGACTCCATCAAACAAAAAAAGCTGCTCGCGCACGTTGCGAAGACAAGCCGCCACGTCTTCAAACGGCTGAACCAGCTTAAAACCATCGCCCCCACCATCAGGGAAGTGCGCGGCATGGGCCTGATGATCGGCATAGAGCTGGATCAGCCGGCCGCCCCCGTCATCGCCGCCTGCCGGGCCAAGGGGCTGCTCATCATCGGCGCGGGCGATAACGTGCTGCGGATGGTTCCCGCGCTGAACGTGACGCAAAAGGAAATGGACAAGGCCATCAGGATTTTGGGGGAAGTGCTATGCACAAAGACTTCCTGAAGCTTTCCGACCACACCCCGGAGACCGTGCGCCATCTGGTGAACGAAGCGGTGAAGATGAAAAAAAAGCCGGATGGCAAAAAACCGCTGACGGGCAAAACCATCGGGCTGATTTTCACCAAAAGCTCCACCCGCACCCGCACCGCCTTCGAGGCGGGAATGTACCAGCTCGGCGGGCATGTGGTGAACCTCCGTCCGGACGAAATACAACTCACGCGCGGCGAAACGCATCACGACACCGCCAAGGTGATGAGCCGCTATCTGGACGGGCTGGTGGTGCGCACCTTCGCGCAGGACGACGTGGAAGCGCTGGCCCAGTACGCC
The Nitrospinota bacterium DNA segment above includes these coding regions:
- the tsaB gene encoding tRNA (adenosine(37)-N6)-threonylcarbamoyltransferase complex dimerization subunit type 1 TsaB; this translates as MRILGVDTSSRLGSVAIVDGETVVGEISSDAAASFSRQMLGMIETLLARHGMALNELDAIAVAAGPGSFTGIRIGLATAEGISLAAGVPVAGVSSLEAAASAARTRGRIAAALDAGGGKVYHALFDAGGDGLTRITPDTFSPRAAIAHETGPRVGDGWPDTAALNVSVAAGAALRAGELLAAGAAMETLRAVPNYVQQSAAEKNLNFLPEG
- a CDS encoding YdcH family protein, giving the protein MLCSLEKDPRFTHLYEHNSAFRQLTNEHKELKREVEKLKKAAYLGPDLENKMHVLKKQKLDIKDRLEAMLDEMPR
- a CDS encoding zf-HC2 domain-containing protein, which encodes MGKNGHHHHGGKGNCKKTLTGMSEYVDDDLKGSGRKSLENHLAGCKACMAVLNTLKKTIEIFRVSTPRMPASMAKEVRRGVKHEIAALEKKGK
- a CDS encoding CoA-binding protein; translated protein: MSVEHDACERPAFPPDAALVKKIVTQSKTVAVVGISKKEERDSYRVAAYLKNHGYTVIPVNPQADEILGEKCYAALADIPFAVDVVDVFRNPSALPALADEIVALKLRPKAVWFQLGVVNNDAAQKIKDAGIDVVQNLCIKIEHARLA
- a CDS encoding aspartate aminotransferase family protein, with the translated sequence MKTKEILALYKKHVAPNYGRVPLAILSGKGSEVTDPEGKKYLDMAAGIAVNAIGHAPQAVVKALKQAAKLMHTSNLFYTLPQGLLARELTKLAFPSQALFVNSGAEAVESALKLARKYHHDKQTGRFEIISMLGSFHGRTYGALSATGQTKYQNGFAPLVPGFSHVAYNDFAALEKAITPKTAAIIMEVLQGEGGVRAADKAFVKQARQLCDREGILLIFDEVQTGFGRTGKWFGYQHYGVAPDIMTLAKGLGGGFPIGVMLAKPEIMAHFGPGTHASTFGGNPLACTAALAVMDSIKQKKLLAHVAKTSRHVFKRLNQLKTIAPTIREVRGMGLMIGIELDQPAAPVIAACRAKGLLIIGAGDNVLRMVPALNVTQKEMDKAIRILGEVLCTKTS